In Fluviicola sp., the sequence TGCTTTTGATAACAGTGCGAAGTTTGGTATTTCCATTCGCGTGAACCAGAGTTTGCTGCGTATCCGGCAGCAGCTATTCCGTATAGAAGCATTATTGCCCTTATTGGCTACGGATTCGAAAGAGGACCAGCGCGATAATTCGATTTACCTGGCGATCCGGCTGATCAAATACAATTGCCGCAAGAACAACATCCGCAGGTTGATGCTGGATAGTACGCAGACAATCGCTTACGAAGTAACTCAGCATACGGCAAAAACGGGAGAACATTACATTACCGAATCGAAAAAGGAATACCGGCACATGTTGTTGACTGCCATGGGCGGAGGATTGATAGTGGGTTTTTTGTGTTTGTTCAAAGTAGTACTAAGTAAAGCAGAGGTGAGCGATTTCGGACATGCTTTATTGTACAGCCTGAATTATGCGTTCGGGTTTATCGTAATCTATTTGCTGGGATTTACCCTGGCAACCAAACAACCGGCCATGACCGCAGCTGCTATCGTCAAATCCATTGAGAACAGATTGTCGGATTCGGTCCATGATACCGACAGGCACCGTTCTTTTGCCATTTTATTTTCGCATTTGTTCCGGTCACAGTTTATTGCTTTTGTGGGAAATGTGTTCGTGGCCTTTCCGGTTGCCATGCTATTGATCTGGTTGTTGCAGGGAATGGCAGGTTTTCACATCGTGGATGAAGCCAAAAGCGAACATTTAATGACCGATCTGAATCCCATTGCGTCCTGGGCAATCCTGCATGCGGCGATTGCAGGAGTGTTCCTGTTCCTGGCGGGAATTATTTCAGGATCGATCTCCAACAAGATCAAGCACAAAAAGATTTACAACCGGGTTAAGGAGCATCCTGTGCTGAAGATTTCCTTAGGAAAAGAGAACGCCAAACGTTTTGCGGAATGGATTGAAGCAAAATGGGCCGGAGTGGCATCCAATTTCTGGTTCGGAGTATTTCTCGGCTCTACTGCATCAATCGGGATTTTTCTCGGATTGAACCTCGATATCCGGCACATTACATTTGCTGCGGGCAACATGGCCCTCGGATTATTTGGCGGTCATTTTGAAATTGGTTGGTATCCGGTTGTGATGGGAATCATCGGAATAGGAATTATAGGTTTTGTAAATTTCATTGTAAGCTTTGCCCTTTCACTTTGGCTGGCGCTGCGTTCCCGTGATATTCCAATTTCCGAACTGAAGTATTTATTCCTTTCCGTTTGGGTATATTTCAGGCAAAAACCACTTGCATTTTTCCTTCCCCTGAAGAATTCTTGACAAGATCAGTAATTGCTGTATCAATTGTTAAAAATCAACGTATTTACTCGTTCAAAATGTTAAATTCTTTAGAAATAAGGCACTGATTCCCTATATTCGAGGCACATTAATTTATTAACTTACTATGAAAAAATCATTACTGGTTCTCTCGCTTCTGGCGGGAGGTACTTGGAGTTTTGCGCAACAGGGCGCTAAAATGGGGTTAAGTCATGTTTCAAATCCTCAACTCAGACAAGTGCCAACTTCTTCCTCACCATCACAGGTTAAAACATTAATTTGTCAGGATACATTGCGGTATCCGCAGGCAAAAGAGCAGATTTTGGGAACAGACAATTTTTACACATTCAATGCGTACGCATCGGATAACGAGTCGATTTCCCAAACCTATCTGAATTCCGGAAGTTTGACAATTACCGGGATTGAATTCTATGGTGCGAAAGCCACAACAGGTGCTGCATCAGTTATCGTAAATGCGGCGATTTACAACGTGAATGCTTCCAATGTACCGACAACCTTAGTTGGAAGTGGCAATGTTACCATTACTGCTACGGCATACGGTTATCGCTATGTAACTTTCGCTTCTCCGGTTACGGTTACAGGAAATTATGCCATTGTTCTTACACCGACCAATGCAAACAGTATTTTGAATTTCTATGTGACGGATCTTGCTCCGGGACAAACTTACGATGAAGACTTTTTACGCTACAAATCCTCTTATTACCCGAATTCTGCCGGTGCTTATGTGAGTGTTCCGGTGTTGACAAATGATGCAACGAATTTCCCCGGAAATGGTACAACACTTCCTCCCGGCCCATACAATTTTGAATTATTGGCTGGTCCGATCGTGAATTACTCCATCAATACGCAATTCACTACTTCTGCAACTACAGTTTGCCAGGGAACACCGGTTACTTACACAAACGGAACAACCCCAACGTCAATCCTGGGTAACAGAATGTCGAACTTTAACGTGTTTATGTCTTATTTCGGATTAGCAACGTCGGATTCTACTTACGTCTACGATATGGATAACATGTCGCCGTATATCTGGAACGGTACAACGACCTATACACATCCGGCTGCAGGAACTTACGACGTGATGCTGGTAACAATCGGTGGATTCTTTAACAGCTGCGTGGACAACACCACACACACCATTACTGTGAACCCTGCACCTGCAGTTCCTACAGTTACGCCTGGCGGGCCAACTGCATTTTGTCCGGGGGGCAGTGTAGTCCTCACTTCATCTGCTGCTACAGGAAATACCTGGTCAAACGGTGCAACAACCCAATCCATTACAGTAAGCACAGCAGGAACTTATACCGTTACGGCAACAGCAACCGGATGTACTTCCGCGGCTTCAGCAGGACAAACAATTACCATTAATCCGTTGGATAATGCTACTTATACTTATCCGACCAACTCTATTTGTGATGCTTCTCCAAACCAGATCCCAACTACTTCCGTAGCGGGTACATTCTCTGCTACACCGGCGGGACTGGTATTTGCAAATACTTCAACAGGGGAGATCAACGTGGCAGGAAGTACTGCCGGATCTTATTCGGTGACTTATACTACTTCCGGATCTTGTCCGAATACAAGTACTCAAACGGTTGTGATTTCAGGAGCTCCGGATGCTACATTTACATACCCGCAAACCAGCTACTGTACGAACGGAACGAATCCTGGCCCGGTATACGGTGCGGGAGCAAGTGCAGGATCATTCAGTTCTACTGCAGGATTGGTGATCAATGCTTCTACAGGAGTGATCAATTTAGCTTCCAGTAACGCGGGAACTTATACCGTAACAAATTCGATTGCTGCCAACGGTTCTTGTCCGGCAGATGCTCAGACATTCAGTGTAACGATCGCTGCTACACCAACTGCTGCTGTTTCAGGTGGCGGAACACAATGTGGTACAGGTTCTTTCCCGGTAAACGTTGCTTTGACCGGAGCGGGCCCATGGGATATTACATATTCTGACGGTACAACACCAACAACTGTTACGGGAGTTACTGCTTCTCCGTATGTAATTACTGCAACTGCAAACGGAACTTATACGGTTTCAAACGTGACCATGGGCGGATGTTCTGCTGCAGGTACAGGAACTGCTTCTGTGGTATTCAATACAAACCCTACAGTAACATTTACTCCGGTTGGAAACTTGTGTGACAATGCAAGCCCTGTAACATTGAGTGCTTCTCCTGCAGGAGGAATGTTCTCCGGTTCAACAGGAGTTTCAGGTTCTACTTTTAATCCGGCCGGATTAACAGCAGGTTCAATCACTTTGACTTATAACTATACGGATGCAAACGGATGTATGGGATCTGCAACTTCTACATTTACTTTGAATGCAGCTCCGACAGCTTCACTTGCAGCATTTACGAATGTATGTATTCAGGATCCGTCATTTGGCCTGACTGGAGGTCTTCCAGCCGGAGGAACTTATAGCGGTGCAGGTGTAACAGGAGGAAATTTCGACCCTGCAACAGCTGGAGTAGGTTTGCAAACCATTACTTATACGGTAACTTCCAACGGATGTTCAGACGCGATCTCTCAGACAATTACGGTAGAAGATTGTGCAGGAATCGAAGAATTGGCTGATTTCGGATTGGAAGTTTATCCGAACCCTGCAAATTCGGTAGTGATGATTAAAACCGGAAAAGACGTAACGTTCTCTATGATCTCCGAAGATGGGAAAATGGTTTACCCGGCATCTTCTTTGTCTATGAATACGGAAACACAATTGGAAGTTTCTCATTTGGCAAAGGGAATCTATTTCCTTCACTTTAGCAATGCTCAGGGAAGCGTTGTAGAAAAAGTGATCGTTAAATAAAACCGGTCCATTGATTTTTAAAATGCCGTCTTCTCCGGGAGGCGGCATTTTTTGTTGAAAGAGTGAAGGGATTTAAAGCATTTTCGCTAATTTCGGAATTCATGCCGAAAAAATACGCAGCCATAGATATCGGATCGAATGCAGCTCGATTGCTCATTGGTGAAATCGCCAAGGAAAACGGGCATCCGTATGTCAAGAAGATCTCTTATACGCGACTTCCCCTGCGTTTGGGAGGCGAAGTGTTTGATTCCGGAGAGATCAGTGTGAAAAAAGCCGAAGAGTTCATTAAGACCATGAAAGCTTTCAGCCTCATTGCGGATATTTTTGATGTTTCTGCGATCCGTGCCTGCGCAACGAGTGCAATGCGTGATGCCGGAAACGGAACGGAAGTCATACGCCAGATTAAACGGAATACAGGCATCGAAATCGAAATCATCTCCGGAGATGAAGAAGCCCGCCTGATCTTCGGAACGTTTGCGCTGTTGGATATTGCGCGCTCCGAATCCTATTTGGTGATCGATGTCGGCGGAGGATCAACAGAAATCAACGTATTTGAGCACGGAAAACGTGTGGCAGCCAAAAGCTTTGATATCGGTACGGTGCGTATGCTCAAAAACAAAGTCGATAAGAAGGACTGGCGCGAACTCAAAGACTGGATCAAAGAGCATGTGGAGGACAATCCGCATCTGGTCTACGCAACAGGCGGGAATATCAACAAGATCCACAAGATTTTAGGTTTTAAGGAAAAAGCTCCGGTTACTCTGAGAGCCATGAATAAATTGTATGCAGAACTGGAGCCGTTAAGTGTGGGTCAACGTATGGATCTCTTCCAGCTAAAGCCCGATAGAGCGGATGTAATTGTTCCGGCACTGGAAATCTTCCGTTTTTGTATGAATGCGCTTAAATGCAAGGAAATGTACGTTCCCAAGATCGGTTTGTCGGACGGAATCGTTTACGATCTGCATAAGAAGAAAGTGTAAAATCAGTATGGAGTGTGAGTTTTGAGTGTGGAATTCTCTACGCTGGGCAAATCTTCCTGTGGTTTTCCGACATTCCTCACATTTTTTAAAAAATGAAATAATCACACAACGACCTTAGATTTGAACACAGGTAAGAAACTGTTAAAGATCAACTTTGTATTATAAAAATCAAAGTATGAAAGTTATAGTAACAGGTTCTTTGGGTCATATCAGCAAACCGCTCGTGAAATTGCTGGTAAGTCAAAACCACGCCGTAACGGTGATTTCCAGCAATGCAGAAAGAACTCCTGAAATTGAAGCGCTCGGAGCTACGGCGAAAATCGGGAAAGTAGAAGATGCAGCGTTTCTGGTAAGTGCTTTTAAAGGACACGATGCGGCTTATTGCATGCTGCCTCCCTTTCGGTTTTTCGATGCTGCTGCACCGGATTACAAAAAAGAAGCAGTACAAATCGCTAAAAATTATGTACATGCAATTCAGGAAAATGGTATTCAAAAGGTGGTGCATTTGAGCAGCGTGGGTGCAGAAAAGAAAGCGCACACCGGGCTGCTGGTTTTTCATTACCTGGTTGAGCAGGTTTTCAAAGAACTTCCTTCGGAGATTGCTTTGACGCATATACGCCCGGGTTCTTTTGATTACAATTTGTACGCATTCACTGACATGATCAAAGGTCGGGGATTTTTAGCCGGTTTCGTGGGTAAATTGATTACGCTGCGTCATTACGGACTAAAAGGCTTGTTGAAGGGATATAGCGGGATTATTCTTTCCAATTACGGAGCAGCAGATAAAGTGCCCTGGGTTTCTCCGCATGATATTGCCGAAGCAGTTTCCGAAGAATTGTGTTCCTCCTTCAACGGACGCAAAATCAGGTATGTTGCCAGCGAAGAGCTTACCTGCCAGGAAGTCGCATCTATTTTGGGAGCGGCAGTCGGTAAACCTTATTTAAAATGGGTACTGATCAGTGATAAACAAATGACTTCAGCCATGAAGCAATTTGGTGCTCCTCAGAACATTGCGCTCGAATTTACAGAAATGAACAAGGTGATGCACGACGGCAGTGTTTTCGAAGATTATTATAAAAACAGACCGGCTCAGTTGGGAAAGGTAAAAATGAGGGATTTTGCTCAGGAATTTGCAGTACATTTCAGGAAAGATTCCTGATAAAGAATCACCGAATAACTGAAAATGAGTCCATATCACATAAAAACGATCGAAGAATATCACCGCATTCTGGGAATCGGAGCTCCGGAGCATCCGCTGATCAGTGTGATCAATCTGGAAGAGGTTCCTGCGTATTCGGGAGATGAGGCCGTTTCTGTGGTGTTTGATTTCTATATGATCTCATTAAAAGAAACGGTTAGCGGAAACGTGAAGTATAAGTATGGCCAGCAGCAGTACGATTTTGATAACGGCATGTTGTTTTTCCTAGCTCCCCGGCAGGTGTTTTCCTTCCAGGCTGAAGAGGGTTTTAAAAGCAAGGGGTGGATGATTTTGATTCACCCGGATTTTATGTGGGGAACTTCGCTTGCAAAGACAATCGGTCAGTACGGGTTTTTTGATTATGCGGTAAATGAAGCCTTATTTATTTCTGAAAAGGAAGAACAGGTACTTGTGCAGTTCATAACGAATATTGAGCGGGAATATCGTGCGAATGTGGATCAGTTCAGCGAACACATTATTGTTTCTCAACTGGAATCTTTATTAAGTTATTCAGAGCGCTTTTACCAAAGACAGTTCTTTACGCGTAAGATCAGCAATCATGGATTACTTGATCGCCTCGAAAAATTACTGGATGCCAAATTCAAGGATATTCATCTGGCCGAAGCCGGCATACCTACGGTAAACGATTTGGCAGCTGAACTGAATATCTCTCCGAATTACCTGAGTAATGTACTGAAAGTGACTACGGGTTTGAGCACCCAGCAGCACATTCACGGGAAAGTAGTTGAAAAAGCCAAAGAAAAGCTGTCTACTACTGGGCTTACAGTTTCTGAAATAGCTTACGGGCTCGGTTTCGAGTATACGCAATCTTTCAGTAAGCTTTTTAAGAGCAAAACGGGATTAAGCCCGCTGGAATTCAGGCAGTCTTTTCATTAACCGATCCGTATTCCAAGAACCGTAATATCGTCTACCTGTTCTAAATCCTCGCTGTACGCAGATTTCCATGCCTCAATGGTTGAATCCAGGATCTTCCCTTGTTCATTCATCGGTTTGTGGGCATTTTCTGCCAGGAGGTTCTTGAAGTTACGGCTCATGAATTTTTTCCCTCTTTCACCTCCGAACTGATCGGAATAACCGTCCGTGAATAAGTAGAAGACATCGCCTTTATTCGCCACCATTTCGTGATTGGTGAATTCCTTCATATCCGGGTAGATCGCAATCGGGCGCTTATCCGGTTTCAGTTCTTCCAGCTTGTTGCTTTTCGCAGAAACGATGTACAACGGGTTGTTGGCACCGGACCAGTGACACTTGTATGTTTTGTTGTTGATCAATAAGAGGGAAATGTCCATTCCGTCCATTTGTTCGCCCTGGATTCCTTTTTGCTGCAAGGAATCAATTACTTTGTCGCGTAATTCATTCAAAATGATGTCTGCGCGCGTTATTTCCTGCTGTTTGACGATCTCATTCAGCAAGCTGATGCACAACATGCTCACAAAAGCTCCGGGAACACCATGACCGGTACAATCTGCTACTGCAACCAGTGTCCAGTCGCCTCTGCGGTCCACGAAGAAGAAATCCCCGCTCACGATGTCTTTCGGTTTGTACATCACGAAGAAATCACCCGGAATGGTGCCGCGAATCGTTTGTTCGTCCGGTAATACCGCATTTTGAATGCGCAATGCATAGCGGATACTATCGGTTAGTTCGAACAGGATCTTTTCGATCTGGTCTTTTTGGCTGCTCACAATAGCGTGCTGTTCGGAAAGTTCACGGATTGATTTTTTACGCTGCACAGCATTTCGGTACAAAATATAGGCAATCCCAAGAATCAGTACCAGTACAACCAGTGCCATGATGAGAATCACGCGCTGCATGCCCAGTTTTTGCAGCTGTTCGTTGATCTGGCCTTTTTGCGCCTCGATGTTGCGTTTCTGTTCGAATAAAATATCTTCCTGGTCTGAAATGGCTTTTGCCTGGTCTTCCAGTTTTTGCGCCTGTTCTTCCAGGATGGTGCCTTGCTCATCGAGCATTTTCATTTTCTCTTTGAGCGTGAGTTTCTGGTAGTTGATCTTCGCTTTTTGATCCTTAATGGTTTCTTCCTTAGCCGCAACTTTTTCGCGCTCTTTTTCCAGCTTTTCAGTCGATTCGTTCAGCAATTCTTCCCACTGAACGGTTCCTTCCATGTATTGCTCGAATTGATTGGTGAGTTTCAACCCGGCTTTTTCCATGTTGGCCTGGTTCACGGTGAAATCGTCTTTTTTCAGGCGGCCGTTGAAGTTGACCATCACATAATCATCGTCCTTGCACGAATTGGTGATCAAAAGTGTTGGATTTCCTGAAATTGCTTTGGCAATTTTTTCGATTTTCTTGTTGAACTTTTTATCGACACAAAGCACCTGTGTGGCGCTGATCGCATCCGGACTTTTGAAGTGGACCACGTTGACTCTCTTTCCTCTCAGAGAAATTCCCTCGTATTTTTTGCGAAGAATGCTGTAAAACGAAGTATCGCTGTCGAGCACTCCGATTTGAAAAGTCTGGAAAGAAGCCTGATTTTCCCAGCTTGTATTCAGCATGATCGGATAGAGGCTGGTGGCAACGGATTCGTCGGATCGTGAAAATTGTGCAGAAGCATCCGAAGCAAAACTTACGAGTAAAAATGCAAGCAGGTACTTCAATCGCTTAGCGAATGAGCCGTTATAAGGTATACTGTTCATGTCCACGATCAAAAAAATTTGTTCGAAACGGTTTATGTAAGAGTGTAATTGGCACAAAGGTATGAAAAACAAAAGTTATGGCGGAAAAGTTCTGTAATAAGAAAGGGTTAAATAATCCGGGGTTTTTCTCTTCTTTTTCGCTTCGATTTAGCAGAAACAGGTGCTAAGCCCGCTTGAAACAGATTCCTTTAAGTTCCGCAATGTGTCTTTAGTAACGATCAGTGAGCGATTGAAAGTTAAAATTCACATTATAATGGAATAGTGCAGAGAATCGCTTACTAAAAGTGTTGAATTTCACAGGAATAATTTCGGATACCGTGTCTGTTTAAAGTCCGGATGATTATTTTTACCCGCTTATCGCATAATTCATTCAATCATGAAACAGAAACTTCTTGTATGCTTAATGCTTTTATCTGGTCAGACATTTGCTCAGCTCAGTGCTCAAAAAACGCGCTTGCTGGATTCGCTGTTCAATCAGCTGAATGAAAATCAGATGTCCATGGGAAGTATCAGCATTTTCAAAGACGGAAAAGAAGTATACGCGAAGTGTTACGGTATCTCCAACAAGAAAAACGGAACAGACATTCCTGCTTCAAAGGAAAAAACACACTACCGGATCGGGTCAATCAGCAAAGTTTTTACAGCGTTTTTGATTATGAAATCCGTAGAATCGGGTAAACTTTCCCTGAAACAACCTATTGTGGAATTTTTCCCGGATTTGAATGGAGCTTCAACAGTTACCATCGAACAATTATTAGTACATAAAAACAAGCTCCCGATATTTCACCGGGTTGATGACCTGGAAGAATTGAGAAAATCAAAAACGGAAAGCGAACTGATTGCGACGGTAAATAAAGGAAAACCAAATCCGGATAGCTTGAAAACGGTTTACAATAATTTGAACTACATTCTTTTGGGACTTATTGTTGAAAAAGTGAATGGGGCCGGTTATAATGAGGTATTGAAAAACAGCCTGAATTCACTGGAACAAAAGGAAGTATACGGAACATTCCATTTATTGGATTATCAAAAGAATGAAGCAAATTCATTTCATATTTCGAATGAGAATTGGGTAGAAGATTACGAGATCCGGGAATGCCCGATTGCGGATGGTTCGGGGTTTCTGCTTTCCAATCCTCAAACATTGAACACATTTATGTACGCGTTGTTCAATGGAAAGCTGCTGTCTGAAGAAAGCCTTAAACAGATGCTTCCGGCAGGTTCCATGTTTGGTTACGGATTGATGAAGGCTAATTTTGATGAGCATAAAGGATTCGGTCATACCGGAAGAATTGAAGGATTTACTTCTGCAGCAACCTATTTTACGGAAGATAAGATCAATGTAGCATTGCTGCAGAACGGAACGGTTTATCCGATGAATGATATTTTAATCCTTGTAGGAGACATTCTGTTTGATAAGCAGGTAGAGATTCCGAATTTCAAAAAAGTGACGTTGAGTACCGCAGAAACGGCAGCTTTGCTGGGAACTTATGAGAATGCGGAAGAGGGTTATAAAGTCATTGCAGATCTTTCAAAAGGACAATTGCGGATCCGTGTTGCCAAAGGAAACGGCTTTATGAATAAAATGATCCTCGAAACATATGCTTTAAGCCCAAGCCGGATTTTCAATCCTTCTCAGGGAATTATCT encodes:
- a CDS encoding recombinase, whose product is MQLFRKSRRKELDELFDDFYNEADYTSNNLEFLVDLVAHFRPEKIDKEKPVSIQPLLDYLNEHAVRRYAMAVYLRNVFKNRKFTSILTDSGIIRDAYFLREVRERLASKILPEQPEPDTLQFLLNQVFYKQNDFEWIQEIALPEINELIVLLDLSTIYDAEEASQHSPVTEIISGISLLIQRISGRALEQDVLIMVPEYENVESPFELFEKKLDIIVSKIVQQRHFSVSATDPDFQDLIQLLQGCHQIINTAFDNSAKFGISIRVNQSLLRIRQQLFRIEALLPLLATDSKEDQRDNSIYLAIRLIKYNCRKNNIRRLMLDSTQTIAYEVTQHTAKTGEHYITESKKEYRHMLLTAMGGGLIVGFLCLFKVVLSKAEVSDFGHALLYSLNYAFGFIVIYLLGFTLATKQPAMTAAAIVKSIENRLSDSVHDTDRHRSFAILFSHLFRSQFIAFVGNVFVAFPVAMLLIWLLQGMAGFHIVDEAKSEHLMTDLNPIASWAILHAAIAGVFLFLAGIISGSISNKIKHKKIYNRVKEHPVLKISLGKENAKRFAEWIEAKWAGVASNFWFGVFLGSTASIGIFLGLNLDIRHITFAAGNMALGLFGGHFEIGWYPVVMGIIGIGIIGFVNFIVSFALSLWLALRSRDIPISELKYLFLSVWVYFRQKPLAFFLPLKNS
- a CDS encoding T9SS type A sorting domain-containing protein, producing MKKSLLVLSLLAGGTWSFAQQGAKMGLSHVSNPQLRQVPTSSSPSQVKTLICQDTLRYPQAKEQILGTDNFYTFNAYASDNESISQTYLNSGSLTITGIEFYGAKATTGAASVIVNAAIYNVNASNVPTTLVGSGNVTITATAYGYRYVTFASPVTVTGNYAIVLTPTNANSILNFYVTDLAPGQTYDEDFLRYKSSYYPNSAGAYVSVPVLTNDATNFPGNGTTLPPGPYNFELLAGPIVNYSINTQFTTSATTVCQGTPVTYTNGTTPTSILGNRMSNFNVFMSYFGLATSDSTYVYDMDNMSPYIWNGTTTYTHPAAGTYDVMLVTIGGFFNSCVDNTTHTITVNPAPAVPTVTPGGPTAFCPGGSVVLTSSAATGNTWSNGATTQSITVSTAGTYTVTATATGCTSAASAGQTITINPLDNATYTYPTNSICDASPNQIPTTSVAGTFSATPAGLVFANTSTGEINVAGSTAGSYSVTYTTSGSCPNTSTQTVVISGAPDATFTYPQTSYCTNGTNPGPVYGAGASAGSFSSTAGLVINASTGVINLASSNAGTYTVTNSIAANGSCPADAQTFSVTIAATPTAAVSGGGTQCGTGSFPVNVALTGAGPWDITYSDGTTPTTVTGVTASPYVITATANGTYTVSNVTMGGCSAAGTGTASVVFNTNPTVTFTPVGNLCDNASPVTLSASPAGGMFSGSTGVSGSTFNPAGLTAGSITLTYNYTDANGCMGSATSTFTLNAAPTASLAAFTNVCIQDPSFGLTGGLPAGGTYSGAGVTGGNFDPATAGVGLQTITYTVTSNGCSDAISQTITVEDCAGIEELADFGLEVYPNPANSVVMIKTGKDVTFSMISEDGKMVYPASSLSMNTETQLEVSHLAKGIYFLHFSNAQGSVVEKVIVK
- a CDS encoding exopolyphosphatase, whose amino-acid sequence is MPKKYAAIDIGSNAARLLIGEIAKENGHPYVKKISYTRLPLRLGGEVFDSGEISVKKAEEFIKTMKAFSLIADIFDVSAIRACATSAMRDAGNGTEVIRQIKRNTGIEIEIISGDEEARLIFGTFALLDIARSESYLVIDVGGGSTEINVFEHGKRVAAKSFDIGTVRMLKNKVDKKDWRELKDWIKEHVEDNPHLVYATGGNINKIHKILGFKEKAPVTLRAMNKLYAELEPLSVGQRMDLFQLKPDRADVIVPALEIFRFCMNALKCKEMYVPKIGLSDGIVYDLHKKKV
- a CDS encoding NAD(P)H-binding protein, translating into MKVIVTGSLGHISKPLVKLLVSQNHAVTVISSNAERTPEIEALGATAKIGKVEDAAFLVSAFKGHDAAYCMLPPFRFFDAAAPDYKKEAVQIAKNYVHAIQENGIQKVVHLSSVGAEKKAHTGLLVFHYLVEQVFKELPSEIALTHIRPGSFDYNLYAFTDMIKGRGFLAGFVGKLITLRHYGLKGLLKGYSGIILSNYGAADKVPWVSPHDIAEAVSEELCSSFNGRKIRYVASEELTCQEVASILGAAVGKPYLKWVLISDKQMTSAMKQFGAPQNIALEFTEMNKVMHDGSVFEDYYKNRPAQLGKVKMRDFAQEFAVHFRKDS
- a CDS encoding AraC family transcriptional regulator, with amino-acid sequence MSPYHIKTIEEYHRILGIGAPEHPLISVINLEEVPAYSGDEAVSVVFDFYMISLKETVSGNVKYKYGQQQYDFDNGMLFFLAPRQVFSFQAEEGFKSKGWMILIHPDFMWGTSLAKTIGQYGFFDYAVNEALFISEKEEQVLVQFITNIEREYRANVDQFSEHIIVSQLESLLSYSERFYQRQFFTRKISNHGLLDRLEKLLDAKFKDIHLAEAGIPTVNDLAAELNISPNYLSNVLKVTTGLSTQQHIHGKVVEKAKEKLSTTGLTVSEIAYGLGFEYTQSFSKLFKSKTGLSPLEFRQSFH
- a CDS encoding YfiR/HmsC family protein translates to MNSIPYNGSFAKRLKYLLAFLLVSFASDASAQFSRSDESVATSLYPIMLNTSWENQASFQTFQIGVLDSDTSFYSILRKKYEGISLRGKRVNVVHFKSPDAISATQVLCVDKKFNKKIEKIAKAISGNPTLLITNSCKDDDYVMVNFNGRLKKDDFTVNQANMEKAGLKLTNQFEQYMEGTVQWEELLNESTEKLEKEREKVAAKEETIKDQKAKINYQKLTLKEKMKMLDEQGTILEEQAQKLEDQAKAISDQEDILFEQKRNIEAQKGQINEQLQKLGMQRVILIMALVVLVLILGIAYILYRNAVQRKKSIRELSEQHAIVSSQKDQIEKILFELTDSIRYALRIQNAVLPDEQTIRGTIPGDFFVMYKPKDIVSGDFFFVDRRGDWTLVAVADCTGHGVPGAFVSMLCISLLNEIVKQQEITRADIILNELRDKVIDSLQQKGIQGEQMDGMDISLLLINNKTYKCHWSGANNPLYIVSAKSNKLEELKPDKRPIAIYPDMKEFTNHEMVANKGDVFYLFTDGYSDQFGGERGKKFMSRNFKNLLAENAHKPMNEQGKILDSTIEAWKSAYSEDLEQVDDITVLGIRIG
- a CDS encoding serine hydrolase domain-containing protein — translated: MKQKLLVCLMLLSGQTFAQLSAQKTRLLDSLFNQLNENQMSMGSISIFKDGKEVYAKCYGISNKKNGTDIPASKEKTHYRIGSISKVFTAFLIMKSVESGKLSLKQPIVEFFPDLNGASTVTIEQLLVHKNKLPIFHRVDDLEELRKSKTESELIATVNKGKPNPDSLKTVYNNLNYILLGLIVEKVNGAGYNEVLKNSLNSLEQKEVYGTFHLLDYQKNEANSFHISNENWVEDYEIRECPIADGSGFLLSNPQTLNTFMYALFNGKLLSEESLKQMLPAGSMFGYGLMKANFDEHKGFGHTGRIEGFTSAATYFTEDKINVALLQNGTVYPMNDILILVGDILFDKQVEIPNFKKVTLSTAETAALLGTYENAEEGYKVIADLSKGQLRIRVAKGNGFMNKMILETYALSPSRIFNPSQGIIFDFIKRNNGTYSECEMRVNGSKLPLKKISE